The sequence GCTCTGCACCCTTTTCAACAGCTTCATTTACCCAATCTTCCACGCGTATAGCATTTTCTTCATCTATCATCACAGAAAGTTTTGTTTCTTTTTTTAAGGGATTTCCAGTGACAAGGTTTTTTGTTTCAGCCTGCATTAATTTTACGAAGTCTGCATAAATTTTTTCATGTACAAAAAAGCGTTGAGCATGAATGCAAATTTGTCCGCTATAAGAAAATGCTCCCATCACGCATTTTTCAATAATTTTTTTGTAATCACTTTTATCGGAAACAATAACCCCTGCGTTTCCGCCGAGTTCTAATACCACTTTCTTTTTACCGCTTTGTTTTTTTAATTCCCAGCCGATGTCAGGCGAGCCGGTAAAGCTTAATAGTTGTATGCGTTCATCGGTCACCAATAAATTTCCGGTCTTTCGGTCCATCGGTAAAATAGATACAGCGCCTTTAGGAAGATTAGTTCTTGTAATTATTTTGGCAAGTTCTAAAGTAGAAAGTGGAGTAGAGGATGCCGGTTTTAAGATAATCGGACAGCCTGCCGCAATCGCCGGCGCAATTTTATGTACTGCCAAATTCATTGGAAAATTAAAAGGAGAGATTCCGGCAACAATGCCAATCGGAAAATAATTTACAATGCCTTCTTTGTTTTTTCCATTCGCTGTCCAGTCAAGACTCATATATTCCTTAGGCAAACGTTTACATTCTTCGGCAGCAATTAAAAAGGTTTGAATAGAACGTTCAATCTCCGTAAGAGCATAAACAAAAGGTTTTGCGCTCTCAATGGCAAGTACTTCGGCCAGGCGCTTTTTATCCTTTTCGAGTTCATCCGAAATAAATTTTAAAGCTGTATATTTTTCCAGGGAAGATAATTCCTTGCATAAAGACTTTGCTTTCTCTGCAGACTTTATAGCCTTATCCAAAATAGTTTTATCGGCAAGGTAAGTTATAGCATAAGTTTTGCCTGTGAATTTATTTTTAACCGGATGTTCGGAAGCATTCGCAAGAAATTCTCCGCCACAGAAAAGTTTATAATGGATCATAATTTGTTCTTTAAAATCAACACTTAATCTTATTTCCCCTAAGTTAAGCAAAGTTTATTTTTTTCAACCTGCGTTTATAATTTTTTTGATTTACTTTGCCCTCGTAATGAGCACCATAGAAATAAGTCCACAGTTTGAACAAGTATTAAATTTCGTGAATCGCACGGATCAGATCATTTTTTTAACTGGGAAAGCCGGTACAGGTAAAACAACTTTATTAAAGTATATCAAACAAAATACTTTTAAGCAAATCTCCATCGTAGCACCTACAGGTGTTGCCGCCATTAACGCCGGTGGATCTACCATTCATTCCTTTTTTCAATTTCCTTTCACTCCTTTTTTACCGGCCTTAAAAGAAAGTGGCGAAATTGATTCGACAAAAAACCTTCCTACTTTAAAATACAATTCGCAACGGCTGGCTATTTTCAGAAGTCTTGAATTGCTGGTTATTGACGAGATCAGTATGGTGCGCGCCGATCTGTTAGATCAGATGGATGTCACACTTAGGCATACCCGAAAAAAATGGCATCTGCCTTTTGGTGGCGTGCAGGTTCTGTTAATCGGCGACATGTACCAACTTCCCCCGGTTGTTCAGCAGGAAGAATGGAAATTCTTAAGCGAAATTTATCCCACCGCTTATTTTTTCGATAGCCTGGTCATGCGTAGAAATCCGCCGGTCTATATCGAGCTGGATAAAATTTACCGCCAGAGCGAACAAACTTTTATCGGACTTTTAAATAAAGTGCGTAATAATAATCTCGACCTGGAAAGTTTAGATCTACTTAACTCACATTACAAAGCCAACATTACCAAAGAAGACTACCGCGATAATATTACACTTACCACTCACAACCGAAAAGCGGAAGAAATAAATTCCCGAAATCTGAAAGAACTCGAAGGCAAAGAGTATAGCTTCCGTTCAAAAGTAGATGGCATCTTTTCCGATCGCAATTTTCCTGCCGACGAAGTGCTTGTTTTAAAAAAAGGAACCCGTGTAATGTTCCTTAAAAACAACAGCGAAAAAAATTATTACAACGGAAAAATAGGAATTGTTTCCTATATCGATAACGAGAAAATAAAAGTTAAGTGTGATGAAGATCACTACGAAATTGAAGTTGGAAAAGAAACCTGGTCCAACGTCTCATACAAAGTTGATAAATCAACCAAACATGTTAATGAAGAGGTTCTTGGAACCTATACACAATATCCCTTGCGGCTCGCCTGGGCAATAACAATTCATAAAAGCCAGGGCCTAACCTTTGATAAGTTAATTATTGATGCGGCAGAATCTTTTAGTGCAGGGCAAGTATACGTAGCTTTGAGCCGTTGCAGAAGTTTAAGCGGGCTAACCTTAAGTTCTCGCATAAGCAGAACAAGTTTGATGAACGATAATAACATTCTGAACTTTGCCACAACCAAGCAAAACAACGAACAGGTAAATTCTATTTTTTCTTCGTCACAACGTTCTTTCATTAAAACTGTTTTAGTCAATCTTTTTGATTTGTCTGATCAACTTCAGATACGTAAAGATCTTGGAGGCGTTCTTCAAATGTACAACGCTCGTATGAATGCCGATGGCCTTAACTGGTCAGCAACTTTTTTCTCAAGGATAGAATCAATTAACGAGGTTTCAAACAGATTTAAATTTCAACTTTCAAATCTTATTGATAACGCATCTAGTCCGGAAACAGACGAAACTTTACAAGCAAGATTAAAGCAAGCTGCAGTTTATTTTGAAGTGGAATTAAAAAAAGCTACTGATGATCTTAAGAACTGCAGTTTGAATACAGAAAGCAAAGAAGCAGCTACTGAAGCTAACGAACTTCTACAGCTTATGTTTGACGGGCTTTTTCAAAAGCATGCATTGATAAAAACATTAACAGGCGGATTTTTATTTTCAGATTTTGTAAAAAATAAATTGAAGCTGGTTTTCCCCGATTTTAAACTTAACATTTACGCCAGCTCAAAAAATACAAAAGTTTCGGTGGATGTTAAATACCCCGCTCTTTACCGTGAGCTGATATTGAAGCGTGATGAGATTTGTAACGATAGTCATAAACCCATTTACCTGGTAGCCAGCAATAAAACTTTAATCGAACTCACAAATTATCTACCCGATACGCCTGATCGTTTGCTGCGTATATCCGGTTTTGGTGAGGCTAAAGTAAATGCTTTTGGAGATGAGTTTCTTCATATCATTAAAGGTTACATGAATGAGCATGACCTCGAAACAAATATAGCGGCTCTTAATACCAGTAAGGAGAAGAAAACGAAAAAAAACGCAAACGATGGCGAGGAGAAACCAAAAAAAGTAAATACAAAAGAACAAACATACCTTCTTTACAAACAAGGTATAAGCGTAGAAGAAATAGCAAAACAGCGGGGTGTTACTACTAGTACAATTCAGTCTCACCTTGTTCCATACATCACTACTGGCGAAATTATTATTGATGACCTGGTAAGTAAAGAGAAACAAAAATTAATTTTAAAGGCCCTTGAAAAATTTAGCTATGAAGAGGGACTTAATCCAATAAAGAGTAACTTGCCCGATACTATTTCTTTTGCAGAGATCCGTTATGTGATGGCTCATCGTTTAAAAGACTAAAATAACAAACCATGAAACACTTTTTTTTAATTGCATTGGCCTTACTGGCGTCAGATTTTAAGGCAGCACGAATAATAATTAATGGCAATGTGCAACACACAAAAGTTAAAAGTTTAACCTATAGTTTTAATCGCGGGGTTATTCGGTACGAGGAAGTAAAAAAGACAACGACGATTGATAAAAAAGGAAACTTTAAAATTGTGTTGGATTTAAGCACACTTACAAGAATCAGTATTGTTATCGATGAACAATATACCTCGCTTCATCTTCAGCCAGGCGACAGCATTGGAATGAAAATAGACTATCTGGATTTTGATAAAAGCATCGTTTTTTCCGGAAAAAACAGTAGCAAAAATAATTTTGAAAAGGAATTTGGAGAGAAATTTATTCTGGGACATGAATCGGAGATCTATCAACAAAATGCTTATCGTAAAGCTGTACCTTTCGCCAATTACTGTGATAGCATGCTAAAAGCAAAACTTCATTTTACCGACACTTACAGAGAAAAACTAGATCCGGTTTTTGCAACCAACTTTAAAAAAAATCTCATGTATGCAAATGCCTCCGATAAATTAGACTATCCTGGAATGTGGGTTTACCTCAAAAAATTGAAAGACACCCTTCCGGAAATGCCCTACTCGTATTTTGATTTCGTTAAAGAGTTTTCTTTAGACACGGATAGTTTACTTAAAACAGAATCAGGTTTTGATTTTTTGAAATCGGTTTGTGATCACTATGGAAATTACCTCGAACGAACTTCGGGTAAAACTTTAGATTATTATGGAAAGATGCAGATAGCAGAAAGTATGGTTAAAAACGAAAGGAACCTTTTAGCCTACAATTCTCACCTCGTTTTGTCCGCTCTCGAATATGGAAAATTTGTTGAAGCAGAAAAAATATATCTCTCGTATGAACTTAAAAATCCAAATTCAATGTATCTGACCGAGCTAAAGGATACTTACACTAAAATAAAATCTATTTCTCCCGGACAAAATGCTCCAGCCTTTACATTGTTGGATGATGCTGGTAAAAAAGTGAGTCTCTCTGATTTTAAAGGGAAAATTATTTACCTCGATTTCTGGGCAAGCTGGTGCGGACCATGTGTTAGAGAGCTAGCCTTCTCAAAGAAAATAAAACCAGAGTATGAAGGTAAGGACATTGTGTTTCTTTACATCTCTATTGACGAAGATGAAAAAAGCTGGAAAAATGGAATTACCAAAAATGAGATTCATGGCGTAAACCTGATTGCGCCTTCCTTTGATAATGCGCTTTGCGATAGTTATAACGTTAAAGGAATCCCTTCGTATTTTTTAATTGGAAGGGATGGAAAAATCATCGACAATAATCCGCCAAGACCAAGCGAAGAAGAAGCTTTAAAAAAGCTACTGACTTCGGCCCTCGAAAAATAAATACAGAATACAAAAAATCTAAAAATAGTTCCTGCGCCCGTTCTCGCGATAATTCGTCGCGTTGAATAGGAGTTATTTTAGTACCTTTATCCCGCTATGAATATTCAAGAGATCCCTTATATAATTTATGCGGAAGAGACACCAAACCCTTCCAGTATAAAATTTGTTGCCAATAAACTTCTGCTTGTTAGCGGAGCTTCAGCCGAATACCTGTCTCCAACCGAGACTGCTGATGCCCCTATTGCGCAAAAATTATTTCAGTTCCCTTTTGTAAAACGTATTTTCATCCAGTCAAATTATATCACCATTACAAAACAAGATGCACTGGAGTGGGAGGAGATTCGCGATGAATTACGCGTTTTTATTACAGACTATTTAAATAAAGGAAACGTTATAGTAAATAAACTTCCCGAACAAAAAGTAGCAAAAGATTCTTCATTTAAAGAAACTGTTTCCATCAACACTCAACACACTGCACCAGGCAACGATGTTGAAAATAAAATTATCGAGGTCCTCGAACAATATATCCGTCCAGCTGTAGAGCAGGATGGAGGGCTCATCACTTTCAAAGAATTAAAAGATGGCATTGTTACGGTTCAGATGCGCGGGAGTTGCAGCGGTTGCCCTAGTAGCACTATGACGTTAAAAGCCGGAATAGAAGCGCTTTTGAAAAGATTACTGCCCGACGATGTAAAACAAGTGGTTAGCGAGGCTCTTTAATTTAAAATCCTGAAAAAAGGAGAATCAATTGATCAAACACCCGAAGAAAACTTCGAAACCCGAAACCAGAAATAAGAAATTATAATGATCGCAAAACCATCCTTTGATGAAATTTACATGGAGCTGGCCGAAAAGCTGGCTCTTCGCTCACACTGCGTAAAAGCGCAGGTAGGGGCTGTGCTTACAAAGGATACACGTATCGTATCATTAGGTTATAACGGCCCGCCTGCCGGAACTCATAATTGTGATATTGAATGGCCGGGTGTAGGTTGCCCACGCGATAGTAAAGGCAGTTGCTCTCTGGCACTTCACGCCGAACAAAATGCTATTCTTTACGCGACAAAAAATAATGTCAGTATGCAGGACGCCACATTGTATGTCACACTCTCGCCTTGCATAGCCTGTGCCCGCGTGATTTTTACCACCGGCATAAAAAAAGTTTTTTACAAGCACAGTTACGCAAAATACAAAGGCATAAAAAATGATGAAGGTGTCGACTTTCTGCGCACTTTTGGTGTTGAAGTTATAGAATACAAATAGCTGCTGTTACCTCGCCACATATTTTTCGTAACTATCATTATTTTTGCTTCATTATCACTCTCTGCCCAAAACAAAGGGGGCGGCAAAGAAAAAGCAAAATCCAAAGAGAAAAGCAAATCATCCAAAGGTTCTACAGGACCAAAAGAAAAAACTTTTAAGCAGGATCTGAAATCAAACAAACAGGTGCGCAGAGAAGCTCGCGAAAAACGAAAAATTGCCCGTGCTGAAAAAAAAGCCATCAAAAAGTACCATAAGCGTTTGCAAACTAAATCTGTGAGAAAACGGATGAAAAACAGTCGGAAATCTGCTATGCGTCACAACGACAACAAACGTGAATTTTTCATGAAACGCTGGTTTAAAAAGCGAAAAAAGCGTTAAAAATAACACTTATTTACCCTTATTGCCAATTAGACCCTGTTTTTAACCACTTATCAATTTCATTTAACCACAACAAAATCTGTTAATTTTATTTAAACATACGCTAGTAAATTTACTAAAGCTTAAAAATATGTTAACCTTCAATGGCAAGTTTAATATACTGGAAACCATTGTTTTAATAAAAACACGAGAAGTTTTTTTGTTAGATAACGCTAGGGTTTATAAATTTAAGGCTTTACAAACATAGATATTAAGGTAATTTAACACTATATGAAGAAGATTTATTTAGCAGTTGTATTGATTCTTTTTGCAAGCTTATCCGCTTTAGCTCAAAATGATAATGGAGCAATTAAGATCATTTTGAAAGATAAAAGTACTGGTGAGGCAATTCCCTTTGCCAATGTAGTGGCCTATAAAGAAGGGGTTCAGGTGGGTGTTTCCACTACGAATATGGACGGTGAAGCTTTCATCAAGCCTTTAAGCCCTGGTAAATATACTGTTAAAGGTATCTACGTGGGTTATCAGGCGGCAGAGGTAAAAGATGTAGTGGTAGGAGAAGGTAAAACTGCTTATGTCACTATTCCTTTAGCTAATGGAGAAGGGGTAAACCTTCAAACTGTTGATGTTGTAGCTTATCAGGTTCCACTTATCGATCCGGATACAAAGTCGGGAGCAACTGTTACGCGTGAAGATTATCAAAATCTCGCAACAAAAGATGTTAACTCCGTAGCGGCTACAACTGCTGGTGTTTTCCAGTCTGATGAAGGAAAAGCGATCAGTATCCGTGGTGGTCGTTCAGAAAGTGCTACTTATTTCGTAGATGGTGTAAAAGTTTTTGGTAAGCCAAATCTTCCTCAACAATCTATCGAACAGTTACAGGTAATTACCGGAGGTGTTCCTGCGAGTTACGGAGATTTAACTTCTGGTGCTATTTCTATTTCAACTCGTGGTCCGCAATCAAAATATTTTGGTGGTATTGAATTAGTTTCGTCTCAGCTCACCGATAAATTTGGTTACAATTCATTAGGATTTAGCGTGGGTGGACCAATTTACAAAAAGAGAGATTCAACACGCCGCACAGTTTTAGGATTTTTCGTTTCTGGTCAAGGTAATTATATCAAAGAACCACAACCTTCTTTCGTTCCCATCTATGTTTTAAAAGATGAAAAGTTACAGGAGTTAAAAGAAAATCCATTAACTCCGTCACGCTCAGGTACAGGTTACGTGCGTAGTTCAGAGTTTGTAACAAAAGACGACATGACTACCCAACGTTTCAGACCTAACGCTACAAACCGTTTACTCTCTATAAATGGTAAGTTAGATTTTCAACCAACCGCTAACACCAATATTACTTTAGGAGGTTTCTATGAATACAATGACAATCTAAGTGGTGCGGTTACCAATAATCTTTTTAATGCCAGCAACAATGGTTTAACCAGCACGCGAAATGTGAGAGGAAACTTAGGTATTACCCAAAAATTTGGAAATGCTACAGCAGATAAAAGCAAAACGCAATCTCTATTATCTAATTCGTTTTTTAAATTTCTGGTGAGTTATGAAAATATACTTACAAGATCACAAAGTGCTACACACAAAGACAATCTCTTTGATTACGGATATGTAGGTAAATTTGAGAGAACTTACACCGATCAGAATTCGGCATTCAATTACAACTTTGCACCAGAATATTCCATAAATGGAGGACAAGCAGCACAGTCCTACACTTATACTGGTCGTCAGGAACAAGGTGTGATATTTACAGCTGGCACGCAAAATCCTGATGCCGCAGCCTATACTCAGTATATCGCAGACAATACAAATCCAAATGCATTAACAATGGATTATATTGCCGGTAATAATGGTTTAAGAAATGGTGATTTACCACAAAGTATTTACGGCCTGTATCAAAATTTCGGAACTGTTTATGATCTTAACTTAAAACAAAACCAACAACAATTCAGGGTAGCTTCAAGTTTTAATACCGACATTAAAAATCACGCTCTTACTGTAGGTTTAGAATTCGATCAACGTACAAATTCTTATTATCAGATTAGCCCTGTGGGACTTTGGACAAGGATGAGATTGATTGCCAATTCTCACACAGAACAATTAGACAGATCAAAGCCTATCCTAAATACAGAACTTTCGGGTTTAATTCCATACTATTATTATGATTATTCTTATGATCAGGCAAAACAAACACAGTTTTCGGAAAAATTGCTTGACAAATTGGGTCTACCTCAAAATTATACAGGTATGGTTAATATCGATGCGCTTGATCCTTCTACTTTCAGCTTGGACATGTTTAGCGCTGAAGATTTGTTAGGACAAACAGCCAGCACACCTTTGGTATTTTATTCAGGGTACGATGCGCAGGGTAATAAAACAAACAACAATAAAACAAACATCAACGACTTTATCAATGCCAAAGACGATAAAGGAAGAAACACTTTACCGGTAGGTGCATTCAAACCTATTTATTCTTCTGTTTACATTATGGATAAATTTGATTTTAAAGACATTAAATTCTTAGTAGGGTTACGTATCGATCGTTATGATGCAAATCAACAGGTTTTGAAAGATAAATACGCTTTACATGAACTTGCTACTGTAGGTGATCTTGGCTCTATTGAAAATTTACCTGTAGGATTTACAGATAATATTCCTGCTAACATTTCAAAAGATGCGGCAGTTTATGTTGCTACTACTCCAATTGGAGGAAAATCTCCCGGGTACATCACTGGTTACAGAGAAGGTGATAAATGGTTTAACGCCGAAGGAAACGAAATATCCGATCCTAACCTTATTAACTCAACCGAAGCGCGTCCAACACCTTTATTTAAAGATGTGGCAAACTACGACAAAAAAATGTCAACCGGTGGATTTGCAAATTATGTTGCAGCTGTTAACCCTCAGCCTCGTTTAGGCTTTTCATTTCCTATTTCAGACGTAGCTAACTTTTTTGCTCACTACGATTGGTTAATCCAACGTCCTACTGGTAACCAGTTATCACCAATGGATTATTATTTCCTTAATTCTTCATCTACACGTCCTTTAATTACAAATCCGAATCAAAAACCACAACAAACAATTGATTATGAATTAGGATTTGCACAAGTATTGAACGAACGTAAAAATGCATCTTTAACAATTACTTCCTTTTATAGAGAAATGCGTAACCTCATTAATCAAAGAGTTGTGGTTGGTGCTTACCCTAGAGATTATATCATCTTCGATAACATCGACTTTGCAACCACCAAAGGTTTATCAGCAGCATTCGATTTCCGCAGAACTGGCGGATCTCAAATTAAATTAAACTACACACTTCAGTTCGCTGAAGGTACAGGTTCAAATGCTAACTCCGGAGCTAACTTGGCTTCTTCTGGTCAACCAAACTTACGTGTATTACAACCTTTAGATTACGATCAACGTCATAGTTTTGTGCTTTCTTACGACTACCGTTTCGGTGCTAAAAAAGACTACAAAGGACCAACTTTCAAAACTAAGAAAGATAAAACGGTTCAATTATTAGAAGATGTTGGATTTAATTTAACTTTCCTTCTCGGATCAGGAACTCCATACACACGTTGGAATACAGCTAATCCAGTAAGCGGAGGCCGTTCGAGCATCGTTGGTCAAATCAATGGATCTTCAAAACCTTGGCAATTCAGAGCTAACTTAAGACTTGATAAAAACATTGAACTTGAGTGGGGTAAAGAAGAGTCGGACAACAAAAAAACGGCCAGCCTCAACATCTATTTACAAGTACTGAACTTATTTAACACGCGTAACGTTCTTAACGTTTATAATTTCACTGGAGCTCCGGATGATGACGGTTACCTTGCTTCAACTCAAGGTCAGTCAGCTTTAGCTATTACTAATAGCGCGGCCGCATTCAGAGATATGTACAATGTCAGAATGAACTCGCCTACTAACTATAGTTTACCAAGACAAATTCGTATAGGGGCATTATTTCAATTTTAATTTTTTGGAGGAGATCTAACATGAAAAAAATAATAATACTATTTGCTGCACTATCAACCACAGCAATGTTTGGAAGAGAAAAAGCAGGGTTCACTGAAAGACCTTTAGGAACAAGCGGTAATGGCAATAGAGTAATGGCCAACTGTGCTGCACCAAACGCCAGTAGAGAGTTCTGGATCAACAACGTTAGAACCATCATTTTTAGTGGTGGTGATATGTGGTGGGATAGAGCAGGAACAGGTAATGCATATTACTATTTACCTGCTGTTACCAACAGAAATACAGGCGTTTCATCACTCTTCGCCGGATCAATCTGG is a genomic window of Sphingobacteriaceae bacterium containing:
- a CDS encoding aldehyde dehydrogenase; the protein is MIHYKLFCGGEFLANASEHPVKNKFTGKTYAITYLADKTILDKAIKSAEKAKSLCKELSSLEKYTALKFISDELEKDKKRLAEVLAIESAKPFVYALTEIERSIQTFLIAAEECKRLPKEYMSLDWTANGKNKEGIVNYFPIGIVAGISPFNFPMNLAVHKIAPAIAAGCPIILKPASSTPLSTLELAKIITRTNLPKGAVSILPMDRKTGNLLVTDERIQLLSFTGSPDIGWELKKQSGKKKVVLELGGNAGVIVSDKSDYKKIIEKCVMGAFSYSGQICIHAQRFFVHEKIYADFVKLMQAETKNLVTGNPLKKETKLSVMIDEENAIRVEDWVNEAVEKGAELLSGGRRKGSFYEATILSGTKKGMKVYDEEVFGPVICLEKYNGKIEDAVKKINDTKFGLQCGVFTDSIAELDYVYRHAEVGGVIHNDVPTLRFDQMPYGGIKESGLGREGVKYAIHDMMEAKVLVK
- a CDS encoding aldolase, which translates into the protein MSTIEISPQFEQVLNFVNRTDQIIFLTGKAGTGKTTLLKYIKQNTFKQISIVAPTGVAAINAGGSTIHSFFQFPFTPFLPALKESGEIDSTKNLPTLKYNSQRLAIFRSLELLVIDEISMVRADLLDQMDVTLRHTRKKWHLPFGGVQVLLIGDMYQLPPVVQQEEWKFLSEIYPTAYFFDSLVMRRNPPVYIELDKIYRQSEQTFIGLLNKVRNNNLDLESLDLLNSHYKANITKEDYRDNITLTTHNRKAEEINSRNLKELEGKEYSFRSKVDGIFSDRNFPADEVLVLKKGTRVMFLKNNSEKNYYNGKIGIVSYIDNEKIKVKCDEDHYEIEVGKETWSNVSYKVDKSTKHVNEEVLGTYTQYPLRLAWAITIHKSQGLTFDKLIIDAAESFSAGQVYVALSRCRSLSGLTLSSRISRTSLMNDNNILNFATTKQNNEQVNSIFSSSQRSFIKTVLVNLFDLSDQLQIRKDLGGVLQMYNARMNADGLNWSATFFSRIESINEVSNRFKFQLSNLIDNASSPETDETLQARLKQAAVYFEVELKKATDDLKNCSLNTESKEAATEANELLQLMFDGLFQKHALIKTLTGGFLFSDFVKNKLKLVFPDFKLNIYASSKNTKVSVDVKYPALYRELILKRDEICNDSHKPIYLVASNKTLIELTNYLPDTPDRLLRISGFGEAKVNAFGDEFLHIIKGYMNEHDLETNIAALNTSKEKKTKKNANDGEEKPKKVNTKEQTYLLYKQGISVEEIAKQRGVTTSTIQSHLVPYITTGEIIIDDLVSKEKQKLILKALEKFSYEEGLNPIKSNLPDTISFAEIRYVMAHRLKD
- a CDS encoding NifU family protein, with protein sequence MNIQEIPYIIYAEETPNPSSIKFVANKLLLVSGASAEYLSPTETADAPIAQKLFQFPFVKRIFIQSNYITITKQDALEWEEIRDELRVFITDYLNKGNVIVNKLPEQKVAKDSSFKETVSINTQHTAPGNDVENKIIEVLEQYIRPAVEQDGGLITFKELKDGIVTVQMRGSCSGCPSSTMTLKAGIEALLKRLLPDDVKQVVSEAL
- a CDS encoding cytidine deaminase: MIAKPSFDEIYMELAEKLALRSHCVKAQVGAVLTKDTRIVSLGYNGPPAGTHNCDIEWPGVGCPRDSKGSCSLALHAEQNAILYATKNNVSMQDATLYVTLSPCIACARVIFTTGIKKVFYKHSYAKYKGIKNDEGVDFLRTFGVEVIEYK